AGCCTCGTTCACTTCGGGCAGGTGCTGGGCTTCGATCTTCTTGACCGTGACCAGGAAGTCGGCTTCCTTGCCGGCCACATCCTTGCCGTGATAGTCCTCGGGGAAGGCGAGCGGGAAGGTCTTGGACTCGCCAGCCTTCATGCCGCGCACGGCCTTCTCGAAGGCCTCGAGCATCTGGCCTTCGCCGATCAGGAACTGGAAGCCTTCGGCCTTGCCGCCGGCGAAGGTCTCGCCGTCGATCTTGCCTTCGAAGTCGATGGTCACGCGATCGCCTTCGGCGGCCACGTCAGCGGCGGCGCGTTGAGCAAACGTGCGACGCTGCTTGCGCAGGATCTCGACGGTCTTGTCGATCGCCTCTTCGGTCACCTCGCTGGTGACGCGCTCGACCTCGGCGGCCGACAGATCACCCAACTTGACTTCCGGGTAGATCTCGAAGGTGGCGTCGAAGGCCATCGTGCCTTCGGGTGCTTCGTCCTTCTGGGCGATGCTGGGAGCGCCAGCAACACGCAGCTGGGCTTCGTTGGCGGCTTGCGAGAAGGCCTGACCGAGCTTGTCGTTCATGACTTCGTACTGGACCGAGTAGCCGTAGCGCTGGGCCACGACGCTCATCGGCACCTTGCCGGGGCGGAAGCCGTCGGCCTTGACGGTACGGGCCAGCTTCTTGAGACGGGATTCGACTTCGCTGTTGATGTCAGCGGCCGCCAGCGTGAGCGTGATGCGGCGTTCGAGCTTTTCGAGGGTTTCGACGGTGACAGCCATATGTGACTCTGAATGTGACTCTGAAAATTGACCTGGTGCGCGGGGCCGGACTCGAACCGGCACGCCCGTGAAGGCGTCAGGACCTAAACCTGGTGCGTCTACCAATTTCGCCACCCGCGCGAGTGGATTCAGAGTTGCCTCGATCTTTCTGATCGCGGCAGCCCTGTGGCGATGCGGCAAACCGGAGATTGTAGCCGGTAGATTAGGCAAAAACCGGCGCGCCATCCACCCAAGGGTTTTGGAGCGCGCCGGCGCGGACGCAGCCGGCGCTCAGGACTCCAGCTTGGAGGGCATGAATCGCGAGGCGGCGGCCGGGCGCTGCACCCGGAACCAGGCCGCGTACATGGCCGGCAGCGCCAGCAGAGTGAGCGCCGTGGCCACGATCAGGCCACCCATGATGGCCACGGCCATCGGCCCCCAGAACACGCTGCGCGACAGCGGCACCATCGCCAGCACGGCGGCAGCCGCCGTCAGCACAATGGGACGGAAGCGCCGCACCGCCGACTCGACGATCGCTGACCAGGCCGGCACGCCACGCTCGCGGTCCTGCTCGATCTGGTCGATCAGGATCACCGAGTTGCGCATGATCATGCCCATCAAGGCGATCACGCCCAGCAGGGCGACGAAGCCGAAGGGCCGGTTCAGCAGCAACAGCGCGCCGGCCACGCCGGCAATGCCCAGGGGTCCGGTCAGGAACACCAGCATGGCGCGCGAGAAACTCTGCAGCTGCAGCATCAGCAGGGTGAAGGTGATGAACAGCATCATCGGTACGCCGGCAGCGATGGAGCCCTGGCCCTTGCTGCTCTCCTCGACCGCGCCGGCCACTTCGATGCGATAGCCGGGCGGCATCTTGGCCTGCAGCTCCTTCAGTGCCGGCCAGACTTGCGCCGTCACCGTGGCACCTTGCAAGCCCTCGGCCACGTCGCCCTGCACCGTCACAGCAAAACTACGCCCTTCGCGCCACAGCACGCCGGGCTCCCACTCAAAGCGCACCTTGGCGATCTGTGTCAGCGGTACGGCGCGGCCGCTGGCGGTGGGCACATAGGCGCTTCCTAAATCGGTGATGGCGTTGCGCTCCTCAGCCGGTTGGCGCACCACGATGTCGATGAGGCGATCCGCTTCTCGGTATTGCCCAATGGTTGTGCCCGACAACATCACCCGAGAAGCCTGAGCAATGCTCTGACTGGTCACCCCCAGCGCGCGCGCCTTGTCCTGATCGATGTCAAGCTTGAGCGCCTTGATCGATTCGTTCCAGTTGTCGTTCACGCCACGCATATTCGGGTTGGCGCGCATGATCTCCTTGGCCTGATCACCCCAGCGGCGCAACTCTTTCACGTCTTCGCCAACGATGCGGAACTGCACGGGATAAGCCACAGGCGGGCCATTCGGCAGCAGCTTTATCCGCGTGCGCACCTCCGGAAACTCCTTCGCCATCAACTCGGGCAGGCGCTTCCGCAAGGTCTCGCGCTCCGCCAAACTCTTCGGCAGTACGATGGCTTGGCTGACATTGGATTGCGGGAAGATCGCATCCATAGGCAGATAAAAGCGTGGCACACCGCTGCCGACCCACATGGTCACGCTGTCCACGTTGGACTCTTTCAGCATGCGAGACTCAAAACGCTTGGCCACGGCCTCGGTCTGTTGAATCGTCGCCCCTTCCGGCAGCCACAAATCCACCAGGATCTCCGGCCGGCTTGAGTCAGGGAAGAACTGCTGCTGCACGCGCCCCATGCCCACCAGACCCAGGGCAAACAGCAAAACCGTCATTGCGATCGTCTTCCAGCGGTGCTGCACGCACCAGTGCACTGCAGCCCGAAAACGGTTGTAGAACGGTGTATTGAACAGCTCATGCTCTTCGCCACTGGAAGACGCCCGCGTGCGCAATAGCAAGGCCCCCAGATAAGGCACGAAGTAGACCGAGACCACCCAAGAAATCAACAGCGACGCCGCCGTCACCGCGAAAATGGCAAACGTGTATTCGCCGGTGGAGGAGCGCGCCAGGCCAATCGGAAGAAAGCCCACGGCCGTGATCAGCGTGCCCGTCAGCATGGGCATGGCCGTCACCTCGTAGGCGAAGGTCGCGGCATGCATCTTGTCGTAGCCTTCTTCAAGCTTGCGCACCATCATTTCCACGGCAATGATGGCGTCATCCACCAGGAGTCCAAGCGCAATGATGAGCGAGCCCAGCGAGATCTTGTGCAGCCCCACGCCCCAATAGAACATGGTCACGAAGGTAATGGCCAGCACCAAGGGGATCGTGATCGCCACCACCAGCCCCGGCCAGATGTCGATGCGCATCGGGCGCATGTGCAGGCCCAGGCTGATGAAACTCACGCCCAGCACGATCACGACGGCCTCAATGAGCACTTGCACAAACTCGCCCACGGAACGCGTCACCGCCTGCGGCTGATCCTGGATCTGACTCAGGTCCATGCCCGCCGGCAGGGCTCGCCGGGTGCGGTCGGTCACAGCCTTCAGCGCCTTGCCCAGCACGATGATGTCGCCGCCCTTGGCCATCGATACACCCATGGCAATGACCTGGCGCCCCTGGTGCCGCACGGTGACACCGGGCGGGTCCACATACGCGCGCTTGATGTCGGCGATGTCACCCAACCTAAGGCTACTGGCCACGCCCGTGAGGGGGTTGATGGCGCGCAAGGGCATGTCGCGCAAGGCCTGCACCGAGGTCAGCTGTCCCTGCACACGGATTTGCAGATTGGTGCTGCCCGCATCCAGCACGCCCGCCCCTTCCACCGCGTTCTGCGCGCTCAGCTGGGCAATGACCTGGTTGAAATCGACGCCCAATTCAGCCAGGCGTTTTTGCGAAACCTCGACGAAGAGCTTCTCTGCCTGCACGCCGAACAGTTCGACCTTGGCCACATCGGTGACCTTGAGAAGGTCAGAACGCACCCGTTCAGCCTGCTGTCGCAGCTCCTCATAACTGAAACCGTCCGCCGACAGCGCAAAGATAGAGCCGTAAACGTCACCAAACTCATCGTTGAAATACGGGCCATACACGCCCTGGGGCAAGCTGCCGCGAGCGTCGTTAATCTTTTTGCGCACCGAGTACCAGAGGTTGCTCACCTCTTGCGGCGGCGTGCTGTCCTTGACCTGAAACAGCGTCATCGACTCGCCGGGCTTGGTATAGCTGCGGATCTTGTCGGCGTGCGGCACCTCCTGCAGCGTCTTCTCGATCTTGTCGGTGACCTGCTCTGCCATCTGCAGGGCGGTGCTACCGGGCCAAAAAGCCTGCACCACCATCAACCGGAAGGTGAACGGAGGATCTT
This portion of the Paucibacter sediminis genome encodes:
- the tig gene encoding trigger factor, which gives rise to MAVTVETLEKLERRITLTLAAADINSEVESRLKKLARTVKADGFRPGKVPMSVVAQRYGYSVQYEVMNDKLGQAFSQAANEAQLRVAGAPSIAQKDEAPEGTMAFDATFEIYPEVKLGDLSAAEVERVTSEVTEEAIDKTVEILRKQRRTFAQRAAADVAAEGDRVTIDFEGKIDGETFAGGKAEGFQFLIGEGQMLEAFEKAVRGMKAGESKTFPLAFPEDYHGKDVAGKEADFLVTVKKIEAQHLPEVNEAFAKSLGIKEATVEALRADIKKNLEREVKFRVLARNKGAVMDAVVAVAELDVPKALIASETERLVAGAREDLKKRGVKDAEKAPIPAEIFQPQAERRVRLGLVVAELVRANNLQAKPEQLQAHIEELSQSYEKPAEVVRWYLSDRQRLAEVEAVVIENNVTDFVLANAKVTDKALPFDELMATAG
- a CDS encoding efflux RND transporter permease subunit yields the protein MMSKSSRSPAASRFNLSRWALEHPALTRYLMVVLMAMGFAAYFQLGQDEDPPFTFRLMVVQAFWPGSTALQMAEQVTDKIEKTLQEVPHADKIRSYTKPGESMTLFQVKDSTPPQEVSNLWYSVRKKINDARGSLPQGVYGPYFNDEFGDVYGSIFALSADGFSYEELRQQAERVRSDLLKVTDVAKVELFGVQAEKLFVEVSQKRLAELGVDFNQVIAQLSAQNAVEGAGVLDAGSTNLQIRVQGQLTSVQALRDMPLRAINPLTGVASSLRLGDIADIKRAYVDPPGVTVRHQGRQVIAMGVSMAKGGDIIVLGKALKAVTDRTRRALPAGMDLSQIQDQPQAVTRSVGEFVQVLIEAVVIVLGVSFISLGLHMRPMRIDIWPGLVVAITIPLVLAITFVTMFYWGVGLHKISLGSLIIALGLLVDDAIIAVEMMVRKLEEGYDKMHAATFAYEVTAMPMLTGTLITAVGFLPIGLARSSTGEYTFAIFAVTAASLLISWVVSVYFVPYLGALLLRTRASSSGEEHELFNTPFYNRFRAAVHWCVQHRWKTIAMTVLLFALGLVGMGRVQQQFFPDSSRPEILVDLWLPEGATIQQTEAVAKRFESRMLKESNVDSVTMWVGSGVPRFYLPMDAIFPQSNVSQAIVLPKSLAERETLRKRLPELMAKEFPEVRTRIKLLPNGPPVAYPVQFRIVGEDVKELRRWGDQAKEIMRANPNMRGVNDNWNESIKALKLDIDQDKARALGVTSQSIAQASRVMLSGTTIGQYREADRLIDIVVRQPAEERNAITDLGSAYVPTASGRAVPLTQIAKVRFEWEPGVLWREGRSFAVTVQGDVAEGLQGATVTAQVWPALKELQAKMPPGYRIEVAGAVEESSKGQGSIAAGVPMMLFITFTLLMLQLQSFSRAMLVFLTGPLGIAGVAGALLLLNRPFGFVALLGVIALMGMIMRNSVILIDQIEQDRERGVPAWSAIVESAVRRFRPIVLTAAAAVLAMVPLSRSVFWGPMAVAIMGGLIVATALTLLALPAMYAAWFRVQRPAAASRFMPSKLES